From one Macrobrachium nipponense isolate FS-2020 chromosome 37, ASM1510439v2, whole genome shotgun sequence genomic stretch:
- the LOC135209332 gene encoding zinc finger MYM-type protein 1-like, with protein MLQSKAVDLAKAADLLKVCMDEMCRLRNQFEDVKKEATDTAQKWSIRPEFEKKRLRTVKGHFSELCEYQRLEDPGSLCRISVYYHTLDIITTQMNFRFTGLHEVLSSFSVLEPISLQNLTDSELYEKASSFVKKYHNDVSETFTQEILSMRSVLKGEISKVSSIKGLANMLIIENHPISASFPEVCTAMLLFLTIPVTTASAECSFSKLKLVKNYRRSTMAQERFEGLALLSIEQGTARKLHLSKVIDRFAEMKGSKEGSNGMVDSALTHLSDVASSRLPLC; from the coding sequence ATGTTACAATCAAAAGCAGTTGATCTTGCTAAGGCAGCAGACCTCTTAAAGGTTTGCATGGATGAGATGTGCAGATTACGAAATCAGTTTGAGGATGTAAAGAAAGAAGCAACAGATACAGCCCAGAAGTGGTCAATCAGACCAGAATTTGAGAAAAAGAGACTTCGTACCGTAAAAGGACATTTTAGCGAGCTTTGTGAATACCAAAGATTAGAAGATCCAGGGAGTTTGTGTAGAATAAGTGTTTACTATCATACTCTGGACATCATCACAACTCAGATGAACTTCCGTTTTACTGGCTTGCATGAAGTTCTCTCATCATTCTCAGTGTTGGAACCAATCTCATTGCAAAATTTAACTGACTCAGAGCTGTACGAAAAAGCATctagttttgtgaaaaaatacCACAACGATGTGTCAGAAACATTCACACAGGAAATTCTCAGCATGAGATCTGTTCTGAAGGGAGAAATAAGCAAAGTTTCAAGTATTAAGGGCCTTGCTAATATGTTGATCATAGAAAATCATCCTATTTCAGCCAGTTTCCCCGAGGTTTGCACTGCAATGCTATTGTTTTTAACTATTCCAGTCACAACTGCTAGTGCGGAGTGTTCATTCTCCAAACTAAAGCTTGTTAAAAACTATCGGCGAAGTACAATGGCACAGGAAAGATTTGAAGGACTAGCTCTTCTATCAATTGAACAAGGAACTGCACGTAAATTGCACTTAAGTAAAGTCATTGACAGATTTGCAGAGATGAAAGGAAGTAAGGAAGGAAGCAACGGTATGGTGGATAGTGCCTTGACACACCTCTCGGATGTAgcgagttcgcgcctccccctGTGCtag